The segment ACTCGTTCCCGGATACGCGAAGGTCACATTTTTAAACCGAATGGAATCCCGTAATGTAAACGAATCCACTTTCGCGATTTCGCTATGGTCTTCCGTTTCTAAATCCACGATTTCGAAGATGCGTCGTCCTGCCGAAATGGATTGCGATACTTTTCCCACCATTTGAGAAAGCTGAGTCAAGGGTCTGAGTAGGAACAATAATGTTAAAAGGAAGGCCATGAAGTCGCCGGTAGAAAAGCGCGACGGTCCGGTTCCTGAAAATATGAACTTAGCTCCTAAAGCAAAGAAACCTAGAACGACTAGCGAGGAAGTAAGCTCGACTAGATTGGGAGCGACTTGAAGATAATACTGTCCTTTAAAATTACGTCTATAAACGTTTTGATTTATTTTTTTGAATTTTTCCTTTTCGAATTGTTCGGTGTGGAATATGCGAATCACTTTAATTCCGGAAATCATTTCTTGTAAATTGGCGTTCAAGTCCGCCATTTTCTCTTGAAGTCTTTCCGTCGATTTAGTGATTTTTTTAGTAAATAAGGTAACGGGAAGGATGATCACCGGGACTGCGGCGCACGCGATCAATAAAAGTTCGGTATTTAGATACAATAGAACGATTAAATGAGTGACTACATAAAAGAAATTGATAGTTGCATCCCGAAAATTCGACGAGATAACGGCGGCAACGACTTCGACATCGTTGATGATTCGACTCATTAAGAGCCCGGTTTTTTCCTTAAAGAAAAACGTTAAGGGAAGGATTTGATTCTTTTCAAAAAGTTCCTGACGAAGATCCCTGACTGCCCTATAACCCGCCGTTGCGAGGCAAAAGACGGAAGCAAGATAGGAAATCAATTTCAAACCGTAAACGGGAAGTATAAGTAAACATACGGCCCAGACGACTTCCTTAGGCTCCATATACTTGGTTCTACCGTTTGACCATTGCTTCGCATCAATTAGAATTTTCTTAACTCGCTCCACTGCATCCAAGCTATCGTAACCTTGGTAACGT is part of the Leptospira broomii serovar Hurstbridge str. 5399 genome and harbors:
- a CDS encoding ABC transporter ATP-binding protein gives rise to the protein MKIFFRLMAYSVRYKYRFTLGILFALITAILNAVSLTAVIPLFDTMGADPNTRFQFELTKPEQDILLKERYQGYDSLDAVERVKKILIDAKQWSNGRTKYMEPKEVVWAVCLLILPVYGLKLISYLASVFCLATAGYRAVRDLRQELFEKNQILPLTFFFKEKTGLLMSRIINDVEVVAAVISSNFRDATINFFYVVTHLIVLLYLNTELLLIACAAVPVIILPVTLFTKKITKSTERLQEKMADLNANLQEMISGIKVIRIFHTEQFEKEKFKKINQNVYRRNFKGQYYLQVAPNLVELTSSLVVLGFFALGAKFIFSGTGPSRFSTGDFMAFLLTLLFLLRPLTQLSQMVGKVSQSISAGRRIFEIVDLETEDHSEIAKVDSFTLRDSIRFKNVTFAYPGTSTEVLKDINLNVKVGETIAIVGASGCGKSTLMDLIPRFFDPSSGFIEFDGFNIKDLSLSDLRKKIGIVTQDIFLFHGTVMDNISYGRPGANRKDVIRAARLAHAHDFIKKMDRGYDSILGVRGLNLSGGQRQRLVIARALLRNPEIMILDEATSALDVESERLVSDALRRLFANRTTFVIAHRLSTIKDIPRIIVMDNGRIVEEGNHISLMDQNGIYRKLTDNQYAGAGILP